The following is a genomic window from Hyperolius riggenbachi isolate aHypRig1 chromosome 4, aHypRig1.pri, whole genome shotgun sequence.
TATATGTATTTGTGATATTGTATCACTTTTATCGGCTAGTAGACAATTATGCTATCCTGCTGTGAAATCACATTTCCACTCTCAGAGCCTTCTACacacgcccgaaacgttgtgacAACATTATATCTTCTCAATGCATGTTTAGGGGCTAAAGACGTAATAATAACATGACATAATCAGCATTGGTTGTAGAAGTTACAAATTAAAGGCTGCATTGTTTTTAACATTcctatttttattataaaataaaagcAGGGATACTTCCGAAAGATTTATTCACATAATATAAACAtagaaccaaaaaaaaaatgaagtcaaCTGACCTGATCGAAAAGTTTTTAAAGTGGGGGCTGATAATTGTCATTAGGAGGTTAATGGAAAGTGCTTTGTTTTGGACAAGAAGAGGAGCAGGTCCTGCGACAAGATTTGATTAAATACCCTGGATTATGACCTTGTCCTGGACACCTGCTGAGAGCTAAGAGTCCGAAGGGTTATGCAGAAAGTGTCCACAGAAGAAGTCAACCGAGGCGCAGGAACCCCACGGAGACATCCTAGAAATACCAGAGAAGGTTAGATCCATAGGGGGCGCTCTGACTCGAGTCTGGTTGGAAACGCTGATGAGCTCTGTTAGGAAATATAGAGGTTCTTTGCTTGAAAGTTGGAACTTTTAATATAACTTAAAGGTGAGCTTAGACACTTGGAAAAGGCATAAAGGTCAATATTGAGCATAAAGTACCACCAGTCCATGGAGGTGTGGAGAAGTCATGGAAGATGCGTGGAGGCTCATATTGACCAAGTCTCTGTTATCTTTCCAAATGACCACATCCGTTTTAAGAAGCCAAGGTCCAGCAAGTTAGATGATATCGATTGATAGGGTTCAGCTCTCCTAGGTCAAAGGTTGGAATTATAATTTAAGGGTGTAAGCTTAGTCGCATGGAACAGGTGTGAAGGCCACCTCTGTAGGTACAGTACGTGCAACCCATGGAGCTATGAAGGACCCATGGATGGTGTGGTTCAGAGAGGCTCATCATGCCCAAGTTCGAGGTGGACAGTTATTATCCTACCCCAGCAGCTGTCAACTGTCTTAGGAGCCCAGGTCCACCAAGTTGGAGGACATGGGGTTGAGGATAGAGTCTTGCAACGTGTGGTGGTGCATCTGGTCCGCTCCTGGCACGGGGATGGCGCTGGGGCCCTGCGGGTGTCCCATGCCGTGGAGAGCCTGGAGGCCCGGGTTGGAGGCGAGCAGCAGAGCTGGGCTGGACGAGTTGTGGTCGGGGGTGCCGGAGGGCGTTTTGTCGTCGTCTGAACTTCCCAGGACCGTTTTTCCGCCGTTCATGGACGAAGACAGGGTGTTGTGACTGTTGGAATTGGAGTTTTCGTTATTCTCCCTTGAAAAACAACAACAGACATGCACACATATCAATATCTCTAGGCAACAGCCCGGCACAAATCGCTGCTGCAGGTCTACAGAAGTCTCTGAAATCGCTCAGCGATTAGCAAACCACCACAGCTGCGTCTAATGGCGGATGCCTCCCTGATTTCCAACTGCAAACCCCCCAAATAGAGACCAAAGAGAAATAATATATCAATGTTCTCTCTCTACACTAAACTGAAGAACTTGATTTATACTTGGTCagctattaaaaataaaatatattatatcccataaaataaaaatgcaaagacTGGGAGTCTAGGGGTACATTATACCCAAGGGGGCAACCTATTAGGCCCTGCCTCTATATACAAGGTTCACCCTGATCCCCTCTAAGTTATCGTTTAACCCTTTCCTCAGCTTGCACCAGTCTCTGAACAATTAACCCCACAACGATCTATACCTTTAAataactacaggtcccagcacacCCAGCTAGCCAGAATTCTACCATTGACCCCATAACGATGTATACCTTTAAATAACTACAAGTCCGAGCTCATCCTGCTAGCCAGAATCCTCCTTGGTCAATAAACGTATAAGAATGCATAGTAGTATATGATCGGAATAAATGGATACATTTTAACCAAATCAGAACAGAGAGAGTCATATCAATGGCAATATCATTTCAGTCGCGTTGTAATTGACACTCTTTACTGATTGATATTATCGATACATTTTATCTTCCAGCACGAAATACAGTCGCATTTGAAACTATTAATACTTTGTGTTTACTGACAGGAAGATCTTATCCCTATCCCTACATCTACCACAGCTATAAACAAACATCTGTATACATAGCTGAATATAATATGTCAACTAATAATGCATAGAGAGGTACCGATAACTACAATATTAACTTATAACTGCATCGCTTTATTCctgttatttattgtattataatTACTGAAAGGGGCTAAAGTACCTTAGTATAACGGTACACAAAGCTACGCTTGTGGGAGTTATATTCTAACCTGTGGGAGAAGTCTGTACTAGaaagaggatatatatatatatatcctaaatAGTCGGTAGTCAGGGTGAGTTGAGTAGACGCTAAGTTATCTTGTCTTGCTTAGTAAATaagtgttattattttttttataatgtattattattattagggggagggggggttcataATTTTACCATTCATAATCTCCATACGCGTAATATCATTAAACGTTTAATTAACATCCATTTGAGATAGAGATGTCTGCATAGACAAAGGTAGTTATCAAATTATAACTGTCGTGTCATATACACATTGTGAAGATTATAATATATTACTAATTACACCACGGGATCaaattatatttttgttttctgGTCTCGAATACGTATTTTATAATGTTAGTATTATAGTATTgtctaactctagccctgtactTTGCAAATATTTTACGCTGTACAAATGTGCTTTGACTAACTCTCTCTTTTGAAATAATACAATATATTGGTATgggattaaaaacaaaacaaaaataaaaacaaacaaagaaaaatgAGGAATGTAAACCAAAATTGTTTTGGAAAATTGGAGAACAAGAAAACaattaatgtattattattattagtattatatgATATTGATTACTGAGCTGTTTCTGCTCAAAACATTGCATTTTAACAACATCTTTTTACAAGGACAAATGAAACTGACGTTTTAAGCCTCGAGCTATTTAAATCATATTTTAGTTTTTACTCTTCAACAACACATCCATGCACCGATGAAATCGTTCAGCTGCATCGCTAAAACGCGTCTTAaacttgtttattttatttacttttatagtgccttttattttattattttgctaTTTACATTTGATATCTACAGTGTGCAGACATCATTCAAGGGGGATCAGAACaaacaaatacataaaaaatgaCAGCCACATCCGGGCCTTGGGGTAAAGATAGACAGTAATCAGTGTTTGGCTGGGGGAGTATTGGCATATTGGTGAAGCTCTGTAGCTCTTCATGAGGCTGATAGAATGGTTGATTAGGATAATGATCGCTTAATTATATGCTTGCCATCTGACCTGACAGCGTGCAGTGCACGTCCATCGTCACCCCACAcgtggcatgggggggggggggggggggggagactgccaCCAAATGAGGCAGGGCTGCCTCATGAGATGAGTATGCGGGTGAGGGTGGCATGGGTGGGTGACAGGACGGGTGACAGGAGACAAGTGCCACTCTGTGTGACGTTCAGTAAGGACAACGATCCTCTGCAGAGCCCCTCTGATATCCTCAGCTAATGCctctggcctatatgcaattcacgttttctcctgggCGATAGTTTCACATATTAGCCATCCATTATATGTGTTTTGAACCCCCAGCAATCAAGAGAAAATTCAGAAtatttttgacagcactttttaaaactactttttggtaatttttttcagttgcagcgtgatgaaaagttatttttatagagaaaaataaaaaattatattctaagaaaactcaggagaaagtgaaCTAAATAAGGGTCCCATCTCTCTGAACTTCATATTATCTTTGTTATAAGGTATAGACCCTAAACATCTTTATGCCAGCGATAGGCAGCTATTCTCAATAATAATTGAgaataacaatggttaatttgcatatattcagcagtggtgcctgggagacatctcaagctcactccaacctgaattatcgcaaattctttctgttataGCAAACTTTTGCTATTCTCAATAATaaccttcaattttttttatagaaCGTTTATGGAGTTCTGTTCTGTGTTTCCTGACATAAATCCTTCATCATCTATTCTATATGGTACCTTcaacaaattatatatatatgaatCTATGGGAGGATTGTTTGAATACCGTGGGCTCTCCCCGGCTAGTCTATGTAAAATCAGATATATTTGCTGTTTTTAGTGTATTCATATTTTATGCCCACTCCTCTGATAACTAAGAATCTGGTAGAAGATCTTGCCCAATGACTATCAAACTTACATCGTTCTCAGTGCTTTGTGGATAGTTATGTAGTGGGTTAGTGTttgttatttgtattattatttcagttatttatatattttttaatatattattattgtgtagctCGTTCTAATATATATGACAAGCTCCCTGGTCAGATATATACATACAGAATATTCCATACTGTATCACCAGTTATGTATCCTGTATATTAAAATTCTtatgcccacttttttttaatcatcaTTCGCGTTCCATGTCCCCTTCTGTGCACCGTACTTAATAATATCATTATTATTTCACGAGCAACTCTGCATTGCCTCCTAAATATTATAATGGTTCAGGAAATCCCTATAGATATATATTAACATTGCAAGTTTTTACTTTATTCTTACACAACATTCTGTGGTCTGTTCTGCGCTCAGTCAGCAGCATTCTATGGCGAGTCCTATTTAatatcctgaatattagtcctatAGAGTATTAATACATATTTTATCGCCATGTCTATGCAGTATTCAATGGCCGATTCTCCACAGTTGAAGTATATATCAAGGCTAGTCCTGTACAGTCAGTAGCCTTCATATTGTATGACCACCACCAGCTCTAAACTACAACTGTATTATATGGTGAAAAGCTCAGGAAAGTTTTTATGCAGTTCTCAGTAGTTTCTTTCAACATTCTACCGTCAGTTCTAAATAAGTAGCAATTTCAGTAATTTACAATTAGTTCTCTAGTGTCCTCAACATTCTACTGCGAGTTCCACGTAGTAACTTAATATAGTTTGAAGACATTCATCTACCTTATCCTAAACATTCTATGGCCAGTTCCTTGTAGTAATTTCTATACTTTGGAGGCATTTATCTACGTATCTACGTTGTCCTCAGCATTCTATGGCCACTTCTATGTAGCAGCAACATCTGAATTCTGGAGAATTATGTATAGTAACCTCACCATGTAGAATCCTTGGTACTCTGTGGCCTGCTCTCAATAAAGCATTCAGCATCCCATGCCAGTTCTGCCCTGGCATAATAGGCTCTCCAGTTGTTGTGGCACCATAagtcccaccaccaccaccatgccacCCAGTCTTGCCAGGTAGAACATGTAGTCCCACCACCATGCCACCCAGTCTTGCCAGGTAGAACATGTAGTCCCACCACCATGCCACCCAGCCTTACCAGGTAGAACATGTAGTCCCACCACCATGCCACCCTAGCCTAGTTGCCAGGTAGAACATGTAGTCCCACCACCATGCCACCCAGCCTTACCAGATAGAACATGTAGTCCCACCACCATACCACCTTAGCCTCGCCAGGTAGAACATGTAGTCCCACCACCATGCCACCCAGCCTTACCAGGTAGAACTCGTGGTCCCACCACCATGTCACCCTAGCTTTGGCAGATAGAACATGTAGTCCCACCACCATACCACCCAGCCTTGCCAGATAGAACTTGTGGTCCCACCACCATGCCACCCAGCCTTACCGGATAGAACATGTAGTCCCACCACCATGCCACCCAGCCTTACCGGATAGAACATGTAGTCCCACCACCATGCCACCCAGCCTTGCCAGATAGAACATGTAGTCCCACCACCATACCACCTTAGCCTCGCCAGGTAGAACATGTAGTCCCACCACCATGCCACCCAGCCTTACCAGGTAGAACTCGTGGTCCCACCACCATGTCACCCTAGCTTTGGCAGATAGAACATGTAGTCCCACCACCATACCACCCAGCCTTGCCAGATAGAACATGTAGTCCCACCACCATGCCACCCAGCCTTACCAGGTAGAACTCGTGGTCCCACCACCATGTCACCCTAGCTTTGGCAGATAGAAcatgtggtcccaccaccatACCACCCAGCCTTGCCAGATAGAACATGTAGTCCCACCACCATGCCACCCAGCCTTACCGGATAGAACATGTAGTCCCAccaccacgccacccagccttgcCAGGTAGAACATGTAGTTCCACCACCATGCCACCCTATCCTTGACAGATAGAACTTGTGGTCCCACTGCACCTGTAGAGCTCAGGTTGCCCTCAGTAGACACCTTCAGGTGGTGACTTATGCCCACCAGAAGCCCAGGATGCCCCCCTCTGTACCAGGCGAGAAGTACTTACTCGTACCTTTCCTTTGCTTCAGCCGCCCGGTCCCGTTGCCTCCTGTTCTTGAACCAGTTGCTGACCTGGGTGGTGGTGAGCCCGGTGGCCTCGGCCAGCTCCCTCTTTTCCCGGGGGGACGGGTAGGGGTTGTGGGCATACCATTCCCTCAGCACGCTCCGGCTCTTCTCCTTGAAGCAGTAGCTGGTCTCTTCCCCGTCCCAGATGGAGCGGGGCAAGGGGAACTTTCTGCGCACCCTGTATTTGCCCACCGCCCCCAGGGGGCGCCCTCGCAGCTTCTCCGCCTCGATGTAGTGCGCCTTCAGCCAGAGCTGCTGCAGCTTGGGGTGGTTGTGGGGGGAGAACTGGTGGCTCTCCAGGATCTTGTAGAGCTCCCTGAAGTTGCCCCGGTGGAAGGCCACCACGGCCTTGGCCTTCAGGACGCTCTCGTTCTTGTGGAGGTGCTCGCAGGCTGGTAGTGACCAGAGGAACCTGCCCAGCCGCTCTATGTTGCCCCCTTGCTGCAGAACCTCGCACACGCAGGCCACTTGCTCCTGGGTGAAGCCAAAGGTGGGCAGCATCGACATGGTCCTTGGAGGAACACCGGCGCAACCATCCAGGTCCAGGAGAAGCGGCAGATCCCGCTCAGGTCAGTCCAAAGCGCCAGCCATGCAGCACGGAAAAGTTCTCTCAACTtcgcaaaacttttttttcccctccagctCTGGTCCTTCCACCCCTCCCCGAACCTTCACTCTTCTCCAGCGCTGCCTCCCCTCCCCGGACCTTTACTCTGCCAGCCTCCCTGAGCTCTCACTCTTCAGCCTCCCTGAGCTTTCGCTCTTCTCCAGCCTCCCTGAGCTTTCACTCTTCAGCCTCCCTGAGCCTTCACTCTTCTCCAGCGCTGCCTCCCCTCCCCGAGTCCTCAGAGCCCCAGCAGATAATATAGCAGCAGTCTCTGCTCGCCCTCTGTCTGGCtgccttttttttaataatattattCTAAACTGGCATGAAAAATGATTGTGAGCGCTGTGATTGGTCGGTTATCTGACCCGGGGACTGCGAGGATAAGACAACAGTTTTAGTCAAATTATTCGCCATGGTAACCCTGTCAATCAGGGGAAACTCGATCCGCTTGGAGGAGTCTCCCTGGCTGGCTTGACAGATTGCTCTCAGCCACTAAGAGGCAGCCTTGCAACTGAGATATTGGGGAGAGGTGTGggggtgtatttgtgtgtgtgtgtgtgtgtacattgtgtgtgtgtgtgtgtgtgtgtgtgtgtgtacattgtgtgtgtgtgtgtgtgtgtacaatgtgtgtgtgtgtgtgtgtgtgtatgttttgtgtgtatatagtgtgtgtatatatagtgtgtgtgaatgtgtgtgtgtgtgtggggggggggggggtctggtgtgtgttatgtgtgtgttatgtgtgtgtgtgtatgtgtgtgtgtgtgtgtgtgtgtgtgtgtgtgtgtacagtgtgtgtgtggtatttacagtgtgtgtgtgtgtgtgtgtgatatgtgtgatatgtgtgtgtgtgtgtgtgtgtgtgtgtgtgtgtgtgtgtgtgtgtagtgtgtgtgtgtgtgtgtgtgtgtgtgtgtgtgtgtgtatgttttgtgtgtatatagtgtgtgtgtatgtgtgtgtgtgtgtgtgtgtgtgtgtgtgtgtgtgtgtgtgggggggggggggggggtctggtgtGTGTTGAGTCTCTGATGtgcgtgtgtgttttgtgtgtatgtatgtatgtgtgtgcgtgtgtgtgtgtgcgtgtgtgtgggtgggggggggtctggtgtGTGTTGAgtttctgatgtgtgtatgtgtgtctctgtgtgtgtgtgtggggggggaggtctggtgtGTGTTGAGTCTCTGATGTGTGTGCGtgttttgtgtgtatgtatgtatgtgtgtgtgtgtgtgtggggggggggtctggtgtTTGTTGAgtttctgatgtgtgtatgtgtgtctgtgtgtgtgtgtgtgtgtgggggggggggtctggtgtGTTGAGTTTCTGGTGTGggggtgtctggtgtgtgtgtctggtgtgtgtgtgttgttgttgttgttgttttttttttgggggggggggggggtctggtgtGTGTTGAGTTTCTGtctatatgtgtgtggtgtgtggtgtgtgttcatTGTtgggtatagtgtgtgtgtgtgtgttcattgtgtatggtgtgtgtatgctgtgtgtgtgtgtgtgtctatgtgttttCGTGtgcgtatgcatgtgtgtgtgtgtgtgtgtgtgtgtgtgtgggggggggggggttctagtgTGTGTTGagttgctgttgtgtgtgtgggtgggtggggtctGGTGTGTGTTGAGTTCCTGGTGTGTATGTCTatatgtgtgcttgtgtgtgtgtgtgtgtgtgtgtgtgtgatgtgtgttcaTTGTGCATGGGTGtggatatagtgtgtgtgtgtgtgtgtgtgtgtgtgtgttaattgtgtatggtgtgtgtatactgtgtgtgtgtgtgtgtgtgtgtgtgtgtgtgtgtgtgcatatatatatatatatatatatatatatatatatatacagtgtgagtgagtgaatgtgtgtgtgtgtgtacagcgtgtgtgtgtgtgtgtgtgtgtgtgtgtgtacagcgtgcatgtgtgtgtatgtgtggtgtgtgtgtgtgtacagcgtgcgtgtgtgtgtatgtgtggtgtgtgtgtgtgtacagcgtgcgtgtgtgtgtatgtgtggtgtgtgtgtgtgtgtgcatgtatatctatatatacacagtgtgagtgagtgaatgtgtgtgtgtgtgtgtgtgtacagcgtgcatgtgtgtgtatgtgtggtgtgtgtgtgcatgtatatctatatatacacagtgtgagtgagtgaatgtgtgtgtgtgtgtgtgtgtgtgtgtgtgtacagcgtgcatgtgtgtgtatgtgtggtgtgtgtgtgcatgtatatctatatatacacagtgtgagtgagtgaatgtgtgtgtgtgtgtgtgtacagcgtgcgtgtgtgtgtatgtgtggtgtgtgtgtgcatgtatacctatatatacacagtgtgagtgagtaaatgtgtgtgtgtgtgtgtgtgtacagcgtgcgtgtgtgtgtatgtgtggtgtgtgtgtgtgtgtgcatgtatatctatatatacacagtgtgggtgaatgtgtgtgtgtcttgtgtgtgCCTTGATTGATTTGATGCTGCAAGAAGCCAAACAGGATGGGGAGGACAGGGAGTGCTGTTACTGTAATATCATCCTTTTCCTAATGCAACCCAGCAGCCTGGTTCAGTCAGTGCAAGGGGCGCTGCAGCTAAGTactgtgctgctcacacacaGCATGGAACTGGCTGCTgggaggaaaatgacacttttatTCCACATAGCGAGCAGCTGGGAAGTGATAATTCTCTGTCCGTATTGTAGGAGTAGGACTGTAACTCGTAGGTCAGATCAGATTTACTCCATCAGTCTTCCAAAGTTAAACAAAAACTTTCCAGAGTATAGAACTGCCTTGCAAAAAGTAACTACAGGTTATCTCTTCCGTTCCGATCGAAGtgtagcaattattattattgtaatatttGGTGGGGTTGCCCTTGGTTACCGTCTGCACCCGCAATCGAATGACCACACTtaggcccaggggcgtagcaataggggttgcagaggttgcgaccgcatcggggcccttgggccagaggggcctcgaagggccctccttcaactacagtattagctctctaatggtcctgtgctcataattatcacttctatagatactttgaatagtagtaatcattaaactgctccccatccccttcttgcacctctgactctgtagttgccattggcaggttttggtgcgtcgtatcaattgctatgtatagagtgcttggggggcccaatgtaaaacccccatcggggcccacagctccttacctACGCCACTGCTTAGGCCCATAAGCAATCAATGTTTTCTCTGGAGTTAATTCCTAGGAGATATTTGTCATCTTATCTTTAaaagaacttttcagcattttacaattgaaaaagtaccccaaagttggtgaaaaggtactatcaaaattattttaagtattttcttgcttgctggtggtttaaaaggcatttcatgacAAGGTatgaaatatcacctgggagaaaactaaggagaaaaaatgaattgaataagggccactctCTTGTCAGCTTTGACATTCACAGAGGTGAAGCAGATCGATGTAGAGTAGACCAGGGATGCTCAACAAACAGTAAGGAATTTTTATGGCTCCAATCAGAAATACAAGGTGTTCATGTCGTCAGCAATCTTCGTTACAGCAGCAAAACAAGAATATGAATATCATTGCAGATCTTGGTTTAGGCAGCTTTGAAGTCAGTACTACTAAAcagagccggttctctcatgaagcaaggtgaaatacttgcatcaggcgcagagattacagtggcagcatgtttgtactgtgtttacactaacagcatgcagtcagagtagaaggaaaagcgagaggagagcgagccaggtgaagaggtcatcatgggGGAAaaggcagcttgttgtgctatgtgaggattctgacagtgagtgaggaggggggaggcaggagagcagcattggggaaaagcaacttgttgtgctgtgtggggagtccgacagtgtgtgaggaggggggaggcaggagagcagcactggggaaaagcagcttgttgtgctgtgtggggagtctgacagtgagtgagtgagtgaggaggggggaggcaggagagcagaattggggaaaagcagcttgttgtgctgtgtgaggagtctgacagtgagtgaggagggggaggcaggagagcatcattggggaaaagcagcttgtggtGCTgtctgaggagtctgacagtgagtgaggagggggaggcagtagagcatcattgggggagagcagcttgttgtgctgtgtgaggagtctgacggtgagtgaggaggggggaggcagacatttgctcccttgctgactgagaacattaaaagaagcagagtaaattgtcacgtGCTGTGAAAGCGTTCCAAATCGGggtggcgcatcctcacaagtttgcctcaggcagtaagAAGTCTAGAACCGGTCCTGCTACAAAACTAGGCTAAGTTCCATCTGAAGTAAGCTAAACTACTAGGCTACAGTGCAAGAAAGGAaagcaaagtgaaagtaaaaagtgAAAGTTACGTTAAGTACCCATAAAACTAGGGGTTTGCTCTTATATACAGAGAAACCTCCAATCTATCAAGGGCTGTTTAGTCACATCCCACTATAGGTGGGCTGTGGGTGTGTTATGGATGTTAGTCACATtagtgaccttgccttagctaaagctgaaggtaaatactccattctcctccttcacctttcagcagcttttgatacagtagatcaacccctactcctccagtccctccaatccatgggcattcacaatctcgccctgacctgactttcatcctacctctccaaccgctccttcacgacctccttcaatgagtcctcgtccacccccaaccacctctcagtgggagtcccccaaggctcggtccttggccccctactgttcaccctatacacatcctccattggcaaggttatctcctccataggttttaactatcatctgtatgcagatgacacccaaatctacctccacacccctgacatatccaccactaccatggacaaggtctcctcctgcctatcagccatctcctcctggatgtccgctaggttcctgaaactaaatctagacaaaatggaatttatgatcttcccaccccggtcatccctggacctcccagatgtgcaggtcactgttaaccacactaccattcgccctaccgctcaagcccgctgtctgggtgtcaccctgaactccgcactctccttcactccccacatccaaaacctcacaaagtcctgcaacttccaccttcgtatttCGTAatatctgtaagattcaccctttcctgatctctgccaccaccaaactcctcatccatgccctcataatttcccgcctcgactactgcaatgcccttctgtctggtctccctatgacccgaatagccccactgcagaacatcatgaatgcggcagccagaattatccactcctcccgtcgttccaccagggcggctcccctccgtgaatccctccactggcttcctatccagtccagaatcagattcaagatattggccctgattcacaaagcggttctaaca
Proteins encoded in this region:
- the SIX2 gene encoding homeobox protein SIX2 isoform X2, with amino-acid sequence MSMLPTFGFTQEQVACVCEVLQQGGNIERLGRFLWSLPACEHLHKNESVLKAKAVVAFHRGNFRELYKILESHQFSPHNHPKLQQLWLKAHYIEAEKLRGRPLGAVGKYRVRRKFPLPRSIWDGEETSYCFKEKSRSVLREWYAHNPYPSPREKRELAEATGLTTTQVSNWFKNRRQRDRAAEAKERENNENSNSNSHNTLSSSMNGGKTVLGSSDDDKTPSGTPDHNSSSPALLLASNPGLQALHGMGHPQGPSAIPVPGADQMHHHTLQDSILNPMSSNLVDLGS
- the SIX2 gene encoding homeobox protein SIX2 isoform X4, which codes for MSMLPTFGFTQEQVACVCEVLQQGGNIERLGRFLWSLPACEHLHKNESVLKAKAVVAFHRGNFRELYKILESHQFSPHNHPKLQQLWLKAHYIEAEKLRGRPLGAVGKYRVRRKFPLPRSIWDGEETSYCFKEKSRSVLREWYAHNPYPSPREKRELAEATGLTTTQVSNWFKNRRQRDRAAEAKESHNTLSSSMNGGKTVLGSSDDDKTPSGTPDHNSSSPALLLASNPGLQALHGMGHPQGPSAIPVPGADQMHHHTLQDSILNPMSSNLVDLGS
- the SIX2 gene encoding homeobox protein SIX2 isoform X3; amino-acid sequence: MSMLPTFGFTQEQVACVCEVLQQGGNIERLGRFLWSLPACEHLHKNESVLKAKAVVAFHRGNFRELYKILESHQFSPHNHPKLQQLWLKAHYIEAEKLRGRPLGAVGKYRVRRKFPLPRSIWDGEETSYCFKEKSRSVLREWYAHNPYPSPREKRELAEATGLTTTQVSNWFKNRRQRDRAAEAKERYDHNTLSSSMNGGKTVLGSSDDDKTPSGTPDHNSSSPALLLASNPGLQALHGMGHPQGPSAIPVPGADQMHHHTLQDSILNPMSSNLVDLGS
- the SIX2 gene encoding homeobox protein SIX2 isoform X1 — translated: MSMLPTFGFTQEQVACVCEVLQQGGNIERLGRFLWSLPACEHLHKNESVLKAKAVVAFHRGNFRELYKILESHQFSPHNHPKLQQLWLKAHYIEAEKLRGRPLGAVGKYRVRRKFPLPRSIWDGEETSYCFKEKSRSVLREWYAHNPYPSPREKRELAEATGLTTTQVSNWFKNRRQRDRAAEAKERYEENNENSNSNSHNTLSSSMNGGKTVLGSSDDDKTPSGTPDHNSSSPALLLASNPGLQALHGMGHPQGPSAIPVPGADQMHHHTLQDSILNPMSSNLVDLGS